In Rattus norvegicus strain BN/NHsdMcwi chromosome 1, GRCr8, whole genome shotgun sequence, a genomic segment contains:
- the Tmem80 gene encoding transmembrane protein 80 isoform 2 (isoform 2 is encoded by transcript variant 2), protein MAAVRPGRGSFKVLSSVPLQMLFHLSGLYYALYFLATLLMIVYKSTQGNLTEAEVPLAASLAFTAVSGLLSVHFLLWQTLVLWMDSVLSTVLLVLHGLEAGLQVVVIADFIR, encoded by the exons GGAGAGGCTCCTTCAAGGTG CTCTCGTCAGTTCCTCTTCAGATGCTGTTCCACCTCAGTGGGCTGTACTATGCTCTGTACTTCCTAGCCACACTCCTGATGATTGTGTACAAAA GCACACAAGGCAACCTGACGGAGGCTGAAGTGCCACTGGCAGCCAGCCTGGCATTCACAGCAGTCAGTGGCCTCCTTTCTGTTCACTTCCTACTCTGGcagaccttggtcctgtggatgGACTCAGTCCTCAGCACGGTTCTCCTGGTGCTGCATGGGCTGGAGGCCGGCCTGCAAGTGGTGGTCATTGCTGATTTCATCAGGTAG
- the Tmem80 gene encoding transmembrane protein 80 isoform 1 (isoform 1 is encoded by transcript variant 1), which produces MAAVRPGRGSFKVLSSVPLQMLFHLSGLYYALYFLATLLMIVYKSQVFSYPSNCLVLDLVLLLLMGIFEVAQLYLGTQGNLTEAEVPLAASLAFTAVSGLLSVHFLLWQTLVLWMDSVLSTVLLVLHGLEAGLQVVVIADFIR; this is translated from the exons GGAGAGGCTCCTTCAAGGTG CTCTCGTCAGTTCCTCTTCAGATGCTGTTCCACCTCAGTGGGCTGTACTATGCTCTGTACTTCCTAGCCACACTCCTGATGATTGTGTACAAAA GTCAGGTTTTCAGCTATCCTTCTAACTGTCTGGTCCTGGATCTGGTTCTCTTGCTTCTGATGGGAATTTTCGAAGTAGCTCAGCTATACCTAG GCACACAAGGCAACCTGACGGAGGCTGAAGTGCCACTGGCAGCCAGCCTGGCATTCACAGCAGTCAGTGGCCTCCTTTCTGTTCACTTCCTACTCTGGcagaccttggtcctgtggatgGACTCAGTCCTCAGCACGGTTCTCCTGGTGCTGCATGGGCTGGAGGCCGGCCTGCAAGTGGTGGTCATTGCTGATTTCATCAGGTAG